A window of the Bos indicus x Bos taurus breed Angus x Brahman F1 hybrid chromosome X, Bos_hybrid_MaternalHap_v2.0, whole genome shotgun sequence genome harbors these coding sequences:
- the DUSP9 gene encoding dual specificity protein phosphatase 9 isoform X2 yields MEGLGRSCLWLRRELSPPRPRLLLLDCRSRELYESARIGGALSVALPALLLRRLRRGSLSVRALLPGPPLQPPPPAPVLLYDQGGGRHRRTEAEAEEWEADSVLGTLLQKLREEGYLAYYLQGGFSRFQAECPHLCETSLDRQGGPSMAPLPSPVVGLGGLCLGSDCSDVDSEPDRDAMSCGLDSEGATPPPAGLLPSFPVQILPNLYLGSARDSANVESLAKLGIRYILNVTPNLPNLFEKNGDFHYKQIPISDHWSQNLSQFFPEAIAFIEAAPLAQRCLRSGQEEEVQHLAQLQLHGAAAGLRAQPAAGRAPCPGEGQRGAGVSRL; encoded by the exons ATGGAGGGTCTGGGCCGCTCGTGCCTGTGGCTGCGCCGGGAGCTGTCGCCCCCGCGCCCGCGGCTGTTGCTGCTTGACTGCCGCAGCCGTGAGCTCTACGAGTCGGCGCGCATCGGCGGGGCGCTGAGCGTGGCCCTGCCCGCGCTGCTGCTGCGCCGCCTGCGGCGAGGGAGCCTGTCGGTGCGAGCGCTACTACCGGGGCCGCCGCTGCagccaccgccccccgccccggtgCTCCTGTACGACCAGGGCGGGGGCCGGCACCGGCGCACCGAGGCCGAGGCCGAGGAGTGGGAGGCCGACTCGGTGCTGGGCACTCTGCTGCAGAAGCTTCGGGAGGAAGGCTACCTGGCCTACTACCTACAGG GTGGCTTCAGCAGATTCCAGGCCGAGTGCCCTCACCTCTGTGAGACCAGCCTCGACCGCCAGGGGGGCCCGAGCATGGCCCCACTGCCCAGCCcagtggtggggctggggggcctgTGCCTGGGCTCCGACTGCTCTGATGTGGATTCCGAGCCTGACCGTGATGCCATGAGCTGCGGCCTGGATTCTGAGGGCGCCACACCCCCCCCAGCGGGGCTGCTGCCGTCCTTCCCTGTCCAGATCTTGCCCAACCTGTACCTGGGCAGTGCCCGTGATTCAGCCAACGTGGAGAGCTTGGCCAAGCTGGGCATCCGCTACATCCTCAATGTCACCCCCAACCTCCCCAACCTCTTCGAGAAGAATGGCGACTTTCACTACAAGCAGATCCCCATCTCGGACCACTGGAGCCAGAACTTGTCCCAGTTCTTTCCGGAGGCCATCGCGTTCATTG AAGCTGCACCTCTCGCTCAACGATGCCTACGATCTGGTCAAGAGGAAGAAGTCCAACATCTCGCCCAACTTCAGCTTCATGGGGCAGCTGCTGGACTTCGAGCGCAGCCTGCAGCTGGAAGAGCGCCGTGCCCGGGAGAGGGGCAGCGGGGGGCAGGAGTCAGCCGCCTCTGA
- the DUSP9 gene encoding dual specificity protein phosphatase 9 isoform X1, which translates to MEGLGRSCLWLRRELSPPRPRLLLLDCRSRELYESARIGGALSVALPALLLRRLRRGSLSVRALLPGPPLQPPPPAPVLLYDQGGGRHRRTEAEAEEWEADSVLGTLLQKLREEGYLAYYLQGGFSRFQAECPHLCETSLDRQGGPSMAPLPSPVVGLGGLCLGSDCSDVDSEPDRDAMSCGLDSEGATPPPAGLLPSFPVQILPNLYLGSARDSANVESLAKLGIRYILNVTPNLPNLFEKNGDFHYKQIPISDHWSQNLSQFFPEAIAFIDEALSQNCGVLVHCLAGVSRSVTVTVAYLMQKLHLSLNDAYDLVKRKKSNISPNFSFMGQLLDFERSLQLEERRARERGSGGQESAASDPPSFFTTPTSDGVFELDAT; encoded by the exons ATGGAGGGTCTGGGCCGCTCGTGCCTGTGGCTGCGCCGGGAGCTGTCGCCCCCGCGCCCGCGGCTGTTGCTGCTTGACTGCCGCAGCCGTGAGCTCTACGAGTCGGCGCGCATCGGCGGGGCGCTGAGCGTGGCCCTGCCCGCGCTGCTGCTGCGCCGCCTGCGGCGAGGGAGCCTGTCGGTGCGAGCGCTACTACCGGGGCCGCCGCTGCagccaccgccccccgccccggtgCTCCTGTACGACCAGGGCGGGGGCCGGCACCGGCGCACCGAGGCCGAGGCCGAGGAGTGGGAGGCCGACTCGGTGCTGGGCACTCTGCTGCAGAAGCTTCGGGAGGAAGGCTACCTGGCCTACTACCTACAGG GTGGCTTCAGCAGATTCCAGGCCGAGTGCCCTCACCTCTGTGAGACCAGCCTCGACCGCCAGGGGGGCCCGAGCATGGCCCCACTGCCCAGCCcagtggtggggctggggggcctgTGCCTGGGCTCCGACTGCTCTGATGTGGATTCCGAGCCTGACCGTGATGCCATGAGCTGCGGCCTGGATTCTGAGGGCGCCACACCCCCCCCAGCGGGGCTGCTGCCGTCCTTCCCTGTCCAGATCTTGCCCAACCTGTACCTGGGCAGTGCCCGTGATTCAGCCAACGTGGAGAGCTTGGCCAAGCTGGGCATCCGCTACATCCTCAATGTCACCCCCAACCTCCCCAACCTCTTCGAGAAGAATGGCGACTTTCACTACAAGCAGATCCCCATCTCGGACCACTGGAGCCAGAACTTGTCCCAGTTCTTTCCGGAGGCCATCGCGTTCATTG ACGAGGCCTTGTCGCAGAACTGCGGGGTGCTCGTTCACTGTCTGGCGGGTGTCAGCCGGTCCGTCACTGTCACCGTGGCCTACCTCATGCAGAAGCTGCACCTCTCGCTCAACGATGCCTACGATCTGGTCAAGAGGAAGAAGTCCAACATCTCGCCCAACTTCAGCTTCATGGGGCAGCTGCTGGACTTCGAGCGCAGCCTGCAGCTGGAAGAGCGCCGTGCCCGGGAGAGGGGCAGCGGGGGGCAGGAGTCAGCCGCCTCTGATCCCCCCTCTTTCTTCACCACCCCAACCAGCGATGGTGTCTTTGAGCTGGATGCCACATAG